A single window of Flavobacterium sp. 140616W15 DNA harbors:
- the bioB gene encoding biotin synthase BioB — MNSTKHNWTKDEIIAIYNKPMMDLLYEAASIHRVNHDPNVVQVSTLLSIKTGGCPEDCGYCPQAARYHTGVEGNDLMSVSQVKAQALRAKSGGSSRVCMGAAWRNVKDGPEFDQVLEMVRTINKLDMEVCCTLGMITENQAQRLAEAGLYAYNHNLDTSEEYYKEVISTRGFEDRLQTIENVRKTNVTVCSGGIIGMGESIEDRAGMLVALSTLNPQPESVPINALVAVEGTPMEEEKPVEIWEMIRMVATTRIIMPETQVRLSAGRTNMSREGQAMCFFAGANSIFAGDKLLTTPNPDVHEDMKMFDLLGLIPQKPFTKISQPETVEAEDSQYAPLGEKPKWSRPGHAIERNLEASGKSK, encoded by the coding sequence ATGAACAGTACAAAACACAATTGGACGAAAGACGAGATTATCGCTATATATAATAAACCAATGATGGATTTGCTTTATGAAGCAGCATCAATTCACAGAGTAAATCATGATCCAAATGTAGTTCAGGTATCTACTTTGCTATCTATTAAAACTGGTGGTTGTCCAGAAGATTGTGGTTATTGCCCTCAAGCTGCACGTTATCATACTGGAGTAGAAGGAAATGACTTAATGTCGGTTAGCCAAGTAAAAGCTCAAGCTTTGCGTGCAAAATCTGGTGGTTCATCTCGTGTATGTATGGGAGCTGCTTGGAGAAACGTAAAAGACGGCCCTGAATTTGACCAAGTTCTAGAAATGGTTCGTACCATTAACAAATTAGACATGGAAGTATGTTGTACTCTTGGTATGATAACTGAAAACCAAGCACAACGTTTGGCTGAAGCAGGTTTATATGCTTACAATCATAACTTAGATACATCTGAAGAATATTATAAAGAGGTTATTTCGACTCGTGGTTTCGAAGATCGTTTACAAACTATCGAGAATGTTCGTAAAACCAATGTTACAGTTTGTAGTGGAGGAATTATTGGTATGGGAGAAAGTATCGAAGATCGTGCTGGAATGCTAGTTGCTCTTTCTACTTTAAATCCTCAACCAGAATCAGTGCCAATTAATGCACTAGTTGCTGTAGAAGGAACTCCAATGGAAGAAGAGAAACCAGTTGAAATTTGGGAAATGATTCGTATGGTTGCTACAACTAGAATCATTATGCCAGAAACTCAAGTACGTTTATCGGCTGGAAGAACTAATATGAGTCGCGAAGGACAGGCAATGTGCTTTTTTGCTGGAGCTAATTCAATCTTTGCAGGTGATAAATTACTTACCACGCCAAATCCTGATGTACACGAAGACATGAAAATGTTTGACCTATTAGGATTGATTCCTCAAAAACCTTTTACTAAAATTTCTCAACCTGAAACTGTAGAAGCAGAGGATTCTCAATACGCACCACTTGGTGAAAAACCAAAATGGTCTAGACCTGGACATGCTATCGAAAGAAACTTAGAAGCTTCAGGTAAATCTAAATAA